A window of the Cellvibrio sp. pealriver genome harbors these coding sequences:
- a CDS encoding outer membrane protein assembly factor BamE, whose product MKLASRVFLALVLASSLTACSSFRFPGVYKVGIQQGHIITQEMVDQLKLGMSKRQVRFVLGNTLLPDTFNDDRWDYPYSVRRGSQGEITQYLYTVYFENDKLVKTEGDFLPGKAPMSGEKSKRYLEDMNRDVPVPTEDSTPPEVPDPDELE is encoded by the coding sequence ATGAAATTAGCCAGCCGTGTTTTTCTGGCCCTTGTCTTAGCATCCAGCCTCACCGCTTGCTCCAGCTTCCGCTTTCCTGGTGTGTATAAAGTCGGTATCCAGCAGGGCCATATCATCACCCAGGAGATGGTAGACCAGCTCAAGTTGGGCATGTCCAAACGTCAAGTGCGCTTTGTTCTTGGCAATACCTTGCTGCCAGATACCTTTAATGATGACCGCTGGGATTATCCTTACAGTGTACGCCGTGGCTCGCAAGGCGAGATTACCCAGTACCTTTACACTGTGTATTTTGAAAACGACAAGCTGGTCAAAACCGAAGGCGATTTCTTACCGGGCAAAGCGCCTATGAGCGGTGAAAAATCGAAGCGATACCTGGAAGATATGAACCGCGATGTGCCGGTACCCACCGAAGACAGCACACCGCCTGAAGTACCAGATCCGGATGAACTTGAGTAA
- a CDS encoding response regulator, with protein MTQELSRILYVEDDPDIQAIAMMVLETINGFTVEACNCGGDALEKAVAFKPDLVLLDVMMPGMDGPETLKGLRSFPELATTPVVFMTAKVQPQEVEGYLKLGAVGVIAKPFDPMTLAQELRDIWSKQ; from the coding sequence ATGACGCAGGAGTTGAGCCGGATTTTATATGTGGAGGATGACCCGGATATCCAGGCCATCGCGATGATGGTGCTGGAAACCATCAATGGTTTTACCGTAGAGGCCTGCAATTGCGGGGGCGATGCGCTGGAAAAAGCGGTCGCGTTTAAACCGGATCTGGTGCTGCTGGATGTGATGATGCCGGGGATGGACGGGCCGGAAACCCTCAAAGGGCTGCGCAGTTTTCCGGAACTGGCCACAACACCAGTGGTATTTATGACCGCCAAGGTACAGCCGCAAGAAGTGGAAGGCTATCTGAAACTGGGCGCAGTAGGGGTGATCGCAAAACCCTTTGACCCTATGACACTGGCGCAGGAACTGCGCGACATTTGGTCAAAACAGTAA
- a CDS encoding methyl-accepting chemotaxis protein: MSLRVKIWILSAQIFVGLLGIMLIGLYTVRYSSEKDNAARVEQLLNSTYATVIQMEQMAARGEMDDETAKKIATTLLRNNIYHKSEYVYVADEKLNFVAAPLDPQIHGTSFHEFRDGKGQSVGEILQRAVEKANGQLARYNWTQKQADGSIEEKLSIAKLSPRWNWVVGTGIGFNEVNARFWETAKWQLTICMLVMLAIVVPVVVFARRLDSGLGAELKEVLTLVRAVASGDLTERGVHNAPEDSIYGSVVRMRHALREVIGGISQMVSRLHSISDDIVHKAETSTAMAEDQSVNTIKIASSAEEFNMQTKDAMQQAKVATNQTDHASKTANQGQKLISSAVKSFVEIDNSVIQTQGSIDDLANRINSISAVISVISEVANQTNLLALNAAIEAARAGEQGRGFAVVADEVRQLAQRTTQATTEISDTITAVQNSSRVAKQNMDDMVVQLKEGISQTRQGGEIVESVRLETDEVAKMVAHIGNSLIEHVQASSLILEYVSHVEQSSLGTKDAARGTLLASQQIRDASDELSRRLEGFRL, from the coding sequence ATGTCACTGCGCGTCAAAATCTGGATACTCTCCGCCCAAATCTTTGTCGGTTTGCTGGGAATCATGCTGATCGGGCTCTATACGGTTCGCTATTCCAGCGAGAAAGACAACGCTGCCCGCGTCGAGCAATTACTCAATAGCACCTACGCTACCGTCATCCAAATGGAGCAAATGGCAGCCCGGGGCGAAATGGACGATGAGACAGCGAAAAAAATCGCCACTACCTTGCTGCGCAACAATATCTATCACAAGTCGGAATACGTTTACGTTGCCGATGAAAAGCTGAACTTTGTTGCAGCGCCGCTCGATCCGCAAATCCACGGCACCAGCTTTCACGAGTTCCGCGATGGCAAGGGTCAGAGCGTGGGTGAAATACTGCAAAGAGCCGTAGAAAAAGCCAACGGCCAGCTCGCGCGCTACAACTGGACACAAAAACAAGCTGACGGCTCCATCGAAGAAAAGTTATCGATCGCCAAACTGTCACCCCGCTGGAATTGGGTGGTAGGAACCGGGATCGGATTTAATGAAGTGAATGCACGCTTCTGGGAAACCGCAAAATGGCAACTGACCATCTGTATGCTGGTGATGCTGGCGATTGTTGTGCCGGTGGTGGTATTTGCGCGCAGACTCGACAGCGGCTTGGGTGCCGAATTGAAAGAAGTGCTGACACTGGTACGCGCCGTCGCCAGTGGCGATCTGACCGAGCGCGGCGTACACAATGCGCCGGAAGACAGTATTTATGGCTCGGTAGTGCGCATGCGCCATGCACTGCGCGAGGTGATTGGCGGGATTTCACAAATGGTGTCGCGCCTGCATTCCATCAGTGACGATATTGTTCATAAAGCGGAAACCAGCACGGCAATGGCCGAAGACCAAAGCGTCAACACCATCAAAATTGCGTCCTCTGCCGAAGAATTCAACATGCAGACCAAAGATGCCATGCAGCAGGCCAAGGTGGCGACCAACCAAACTGACCATGCATCCAAAACCGCAAACCAAGGCCAGAAATTAATTTCCAGTGCGGTCAAAAGCTTTGTGGAGATCGACAACAGCGTGATCCAAACCCAGGGCAGCATTGATGACCTCGCCAACCGGATCAACAGTATTTCAGCCGTTATCTCGGTGATTAGCGAAGTTGCCAACCAAACCAACTTGCTTGCCCTCAACGCCGCGATTGAAGCAGCGCGGGCAGGTGAGCAAGGGCGTGGTTTTGCGGTAGTAGCCGATGAGGTTCGCCAACTTGCGCAACGCACCACGCAGGCGACTACCGAAATCAGCGATACCATTACCGCCGTACAAAACTCCAGCCGTGTCGCCAAACAAAATATGGACGACATGGTGGTGCAATTAAAAGAAGGCATCAGCCAAACCCGTCAGGGCGGCGAAATTGTTGAGAGCGTACGCCTGGAGACTGATGAAGTCGCCAAGATGGTGGCTCATATCGGCAACTCGTTGATCGAACACGTACAAGCCAGCAGTTTGATCCTCGAATACGTAAGCCATGTGGAGCAGTCATCGCTAGGCACTAAAGATGCCGCGCGCGGCACCTTGCTGGCATCGCAGCAAATCCGCGATGCTTCCGATGAGCTCAGCCGGAGATTGGAAGGCTTCCGCCTGTAA
- the fur gene encoding ferric iron uptake transcriptional regulator, which yields MADGNHELRKAGLKVTLPRVKILQMLESSEQHHMSAEDVYKALMEQGDDVGLATVYRVLTQFETAGLVARHNFDGGHSVFEVARGEHHDHMVDIDTGNIIEFHNDEIETLQKRIAAEYGFELTDHSLVLYVRKKR from the coding sequence ATGGCAGACGGTAACCACGAACTGCGCAAAGCGGGTCTTAAAGTGACCTTGCCACGTGTGAAAATTTTGCAAATGCTGGAGTCCTCTGAACAGCATCACATGAGCGCGGAAGATGTGTATAAAGCGCTGATGGAGCAGGGTGATGATGTAGGCTTGGCAACTGTCTACCGGGTACTGACCCAATTTGAAACTGCCGGTTTGGTAGCGAGACATAATTTCGACGGCGGTCATTCTGTATTTGAAGTTGCGCGCGGCGAACACCATGATCACATGGTCGATATAGATACCGGCAACATCATTGAGTTCCATAATGATGAAATTGAAACCTTGCAAAAACGCATTGCAGCAGAGTATGGTTTCGAATTAACTGATCACAGCTTGGTGTTATACGTAAGGAAGAAACGCTGA
- a CDS encoding HD-GYP domain-containing protein: MLKRIAVNDLQLGMFICEFCGSWMEHPFWKTKFLLTDESDLQTIKSSGIKELWIDVAKGADLDGAVPGKSEEEVERETDALLLSAAKAASTEKTSLADEIATAATLCAKAKEAVIEMFSDARMGKAIQVEEARALVEDISNSVLRQPHALISLARLKTADEYTYMHSVAVCALMIALARQLNLSEDMVREAGFAGLLHDIGKVGIPLKVLNKPGKLTDDEFAVVKSHPDVGAKILIESYDVSPMVLDVCLHHHEKVDGTGYPHGLKGDTISLYAKMGAVCDVYDAITSNRPYKKGWSPADSIRKMAEWSKGHFDEAIFQAFVKTVGIYPTGSLVRLESGRLAVVVEQNEKSLLTPTVKVFFSAKSKMPIIQETLDLAKLQGKEKIIGRESPDDWGFKNLDVLWSGIS, translated from the coding sequence ATGCTCAAGCGAATTGCTGTCAACGACTTACAGCTCGGAATGTTCATTTGTGAATTTTGCGGTTCATGGATGGAGCATCCATTCTGGAAAACCAAGTTTTTGCTGACGGATGAAAGCGACCTGCAAACCATTAAAAGCAGCGGCATTAAAGAGCTGTGGATTGACGTAGCCAAAGGTGCCGATCTTGACGGGGCAGTGCCGGGTAAGTCAGAAGAGGAAGTCGAGCGCGAAACCGATGCTTTATTGCTGTCCGCTGCAAAAGCCGCATCCACAGAAAAGACCTCCCTCGCCGATGAAATTGCTACCGCAGCCACACTTTGCGCCAAAGCCAAAGAAGCCGTCATTGAAATGTTCAGCGATGCCCGTATGGGCAAGGCGATTCAAGTCGAAGAGGCGCGGGCGCTGGTAGAAGACATATCCAATTCGGTATTGCGCCAACCCCACGCGCTGATCAGTCTGGCGCGCTTAAAAACGGCCGATGAATACACCTACATGCATTCTGTTGCAGTCTGCGCGTTGATGATCGCGCTCGCACGCCAGCTAAACCTGAGCGAGGACATGGTACGTGAGGCGGGTTTTGCGGGTTTGTTGCACGATATTGGCAAGGTCGGCATTCCGCTTAAAGTGTTGAACAAACCGGGCAAGCTGACCGACGACGAATTCGCCGTCGTTAAATCCCATCCGGATGTGGGAGCCAAGATTTTAATTGAGAGCTACGACGTCAGCCCAATGGTGCTGGATGTCTGCCTGCACCACCACGAAAAAGTCGATGGCACGGGTTATCCCCACGGTCTGAAAGGCGACACCATCAGCCTCTACGCCAAAATGGGTGCCGTGTGCGACGTGTATGACGCCATCACCTCCAACCGCCCTTACAAAAAAGGCTGGTCGCCTGCTGACTCCATCCGCAAGATGGCGGAGTGGAGCAAAGGCCACTTCGATGAAGCGATTTTTCAAGCATTTGTGAAGACTGTGGGAATTTACCCGACCGGCTCACTGGTGCGTCTGGAAAGCGGCCGCTTGGCAGTTGTCGTTGAGCAGAATGAGAAATCACTGCTCACCCCCACCGTGAAGGTATTTTTCTCGGCAAAATCCAAGATGCCCATTATTCAGGAGACACTGGACTTGGCGAAACTGCAGGGCAAAGAAAAAATCATCGGCCGCGAATCGCCCGATGACTGGGGTTTTAAAAATCTGGATGTGCTTTGGTCGGGGATTAGTTAA
- the recN gene encoding DNA repair protein RecN → MLTHLNIQNFTLVERLDLDIKPGMTVITGETGAGKSIMLDALALTLGDRAEADRVRQGASRADITATFDTSAIPSAQEWLLNMDLQQPDNPQECLLRRLVNNEGKSKSYINGQPVTLQQLRILGEMLLDIHSQHEHQSLLVKDTHRRLIDEFAGQTELAKQVRLAFREWQSRLEHFIHLRDNAADVSARFQLLSYQFNELEQLALQPGELVKLEAEQRSLANAEDIMRGSQQLAAFCSDEEQGLSVNLHRALHILRNLPEKSAALLAAEELLASAQIQVEEAQHEIDRHIDSFNLDPARLAVVEDRLSAIYDLARKHRIQPEELPGFVDQLSAELEQLNGGDAKLDQLALQVEQAEKAYRQLAEQLSAKRNKAGNNLAKQVNEQLKLLAMENAKLSVSLIPLGDKPNANGLEEVEFLISTNPGQAPRPLAKVASGGELSRISLAIQVITAQTSATPTLVFDEVDVGIGGATGDVVGQLLRQLGEKGQVICVTHLAQVASKGHQHLQVVKTAGKKSAESTLVELVGDSKVEEIARMLGGLKITDQSLAHAREMLAIEP, encoded by the coding sequence ATGCTGACTCACCTGAATATCCAAAACTTCACTTTGGTTGAACGGCTCGATCTGGATATCAAACCAGGAATGACCGTCATTACCGGCGAGACAGGGGCAGGCAAATCGATCATGCTGGATGCGCTTGCGCTTACCTTGGGCGACCGTGCGGAAGCGGATAGGGTGAGACAGGGTGCCAGCCGTGCCGACATCACCGCCACCTTCGATACCAGCGCCATTCCCAGCGCCCAGGAATGGCTGCTCAATATGGATTTGCAGCAACCGGATAATCCGCAAGAGTGCCTGCTGCGCCGACTGGTTAATAATGAAGGTAAATCGAAATCCTACATTAATGGCCAACCGGTAACCCTGCAGCAGTTGCGCATCCTCGGTGAGATGCTGCTGGATATTCACAGCCAACATGAGCATCAATCACTGCTGGTAAAAGACACCCATCGCCGCTTGATAGATGAATTTGCAGGTCAAACTGAATTAGCCAAGCAGGTGCGCCTGGCGTTTCGCGAATGGCAAAGCCGGCTTGAGCACTTTATCCATCTGCGCGACAACGCTGCGGATGTCAGTGCACGCTTCCAATTATTGAGTTATCAATTTAATGAATTGGAGCAGCTCGCGCTTCAACCGGGCGAATTGGTGAAACTGGAGGCCGAACAGCGCAGCCTCGCCAATGCCGAAGACATTATGCGCGGCAGCCAACAACTGGCTGCTTTTTGTAGCGATGAAGAGCAGGGGCTGAGCGTAAACCTGCACCGCGCGCTGCACATTTTGCGCAACCTGCCAGAAAAATCGGCTGCGCTGTTGGCTGCAGAAGAATTATTGGCCAGTGCACAGATTCAAGTCGAAGAGGCGCAACACGAGATCGATCGCCATATCGACAGTTTTAATCTTGACCCAGCGCGCTTGGCGGTAGTGGAAGATCGCTTGTCGGCGATTTACGATCTGGCGCGCAAGCACCGAATCCAACCGGAAGAACTGCCCGGTTTTGTCGACCAACTCAGCGCAGAACTGGAACAACTAAACGGTGGCGACGCCAAGCTCGATCAACTAGCGCTGCAAGTTGAGCAAGCAGAAAAAGCCTATCGCCAACTGGCGGAGCAACTGTCTGCCAAACGCAACAAAGCAGGTAACAATCTCGCCAAGCAAGTCAACGAACAACTCAAACTGCTGGCGATGGAAAATGCCAAGCTGAGCGTTAGCCTGATTCCTTTGGGTGATAAGCCAAATGCCAACGGTCTGGAAGAGGTGGAATTCCTGATCAGCACCAACCCTGGTCAGGCACCGCGCCCCTTGGCCAAAGTCGCATCGGGTGGCGAGCTGTCACGGATTAGCCTTGCGATTCAGGTGATTACTGCGCAAACATCCGCCACACCAACCTTGGTATTTGACGAAGTGGATGTCGGGATTGGCGGCGCAACTGGCGATGTTGTGGGGCAATTGCTGCGGCAGCTGGGCGAAAAAGGTCAGGTTATCTGCGTAACCCATCTGGCACAGGTCGCAAGTAAAGGGCATCAGCATTTGCAGGTGGTCAAAACAGCGGGCAAAAAAAGTGCTGAATCAACACTGGTTGAGCTGGTGGGGGACAGCAAGGTAGAGGAAATTGCGCGCATGCTTGGCGGCTTGAAAATTACAGACCAATCGCTCGCTCACGCCCGTGAAATGTTAGCCATTGAACCTTAA
- the grpE gene encoding nucleotide exchange factor GrpE — protein MSTQDYTDIQNTTEPQNPAEEVTEQTQAEASDISIEALQAQLATLAAGYESAKEQALRAQADAQNARRRAEQDVEKAHKFGLEKMVNDLLPVVDNLERALAAIDTGNEALSAVVEGIQLTHKSFVDALARHQVIAVSPVGEPFDPNLHQAVSAVPNPDVEPNTVINCFQKGYTLHGRLVRPAMVVVSKAP, from the coding sequence GTGTCAACCCAAGACTATACCGATATCCAAAACACTACTGAGCCCCAGAATCCGGCAGAGGAAGTGACCGAGCAAACACAAGCAGAAGCATCAGACATCAGCATTGAAGCACTGCAAGCCCAACTGGCTACTCTGGCTGCCGGTTATGAATCTGCTAAAGAGCAAGCCTTGCGCGCCCAAGCCGATGCGCAAAATGCCCGCCGTCGCGCAGAGCAAGATGTGGAAAAGGCACACAAGTTTGGCTTGGAAAAAATGGTAAATGATTTGCTGCCTGTGGTTGATAACCTGGAGCGCGCACTGGCGGCTATCGATACGGGCAACGAAGCCTTGAGTGCGGTTGTGGAGGGCATTCAACTTACTCACAAGTCTTTTGTCGATGCGCTCGCTCGCCATCAAGTCATTGCAGTAAGCCCGGTAGGTGAGCCTTTCGATCCCAATTTGCATCAGGCGGTTTCTGCAGTACCTAATCCCGACGTTGAACCCAATACGGTCATCAACTGTTTCCAAAAGGGTTATACCTTGCATGGTCGCTTGGTGCGTCCAGCAATGGTTGTGGTTTCCAAAGCGCCATAA
- a CDS encoding diguanylate cyclase yields the protein MDKNAEIALKLQALRADYAARLPAEIQQLRSLVEHLTKPNPALQLDALNQLRQRLHKLAGSAGSFGFPELGKQAKKLELQTQAWIDSNQLDLGLVRVFAVAVAALDGLAQNDSPKKTPVVSQLAPLKTNTLIYVLEDDQDIADEVCMTLRHFGHQVEHFSTIAAAEVEVLRRPPDFMICDIMFTEEGRETPEAVAIMQQQLPVPIPVIFVSTRTDFDAYHAAVRAGAVGYFVKPLDIIRLVDCFEYYLDRNRSAPHRVLIIDDDLELAEHYKLVLSSADIRAEVINNPREIFEKLQDFHPELILLDINMPGCNGAELAQVIRLNQDWLRIPITYLSSELDEEKRANAMGRAGDDFLSKPMGDRELVTAVSVRAARSRQLSDALDRDSLTGLLKHSRIKEQVDVELSRAIRSGENLSLVMLDLDHFKQVNDTYGHPAGDKVIKAIAHLLRQRLRKSDAVGRYGGEEFVAVLPRCGRDEALALMEDVRQRFGEITFTVDQRSFNVTLSVGIAAYREGVVRAEQLLHEADAALYRAKAEGRNRICI from the coding sequence ATGGATAAAAATGCTGAAATTGCCTTAAAACTTCAGGCGCTTCGGGCAGATTATGCCGCGCGTCTTCCCGCCGAAATCCAGCAGCTACGCAGTTTGGTTGAACACTTGACCAAACCCAATCCTGCCCTGCAGCTAGATGCGCTCAACCAGTTGCGCCAACGGCTGCATAAATTGGCAGGGTCCGCAGGCAGTTTTGGTTTTCCTGAATTAGGGAAACAAGCCAAAAAACTGGAATTGCAAACCCAGGCGTGGATCGACAGCAACCAGCTGGATCTCGGTTTGGTGCGCGTGTTTGCTGTCGCCGTGGCGGCATTGGATGGTTTGGCGCAAAACGATAGCCCGAAGAAAACCCCTGTGGTCTCGCAGCTCGCGCCGCTCAAAACCAATACGCTGATTTATGTGTTGGAGGACGATCAGGACATCGCCGACGAAGTCTGCATGACCTTGCGTCACTTTGGTCATCAGGTAGAACACTTCTCTACCATCGCCGCAGCAGAAGTCGAAGTGTTGCGCCGCCCGCCGGATTTTATGATTTGCGACATTATGTTTACCGAAGAAGGCCGTGAAACGCCCGAAGCGGTCGCCATTATGCAACAGCAGCTGCCGGTGCCTATCCCGGTGATTTTTGTTTCTACCCGCACCGATTTTGATGCCTACCATGCTGCCGTGCGCGCCGGTGCTGTGGGCTATTTTGTGAAGCCGCTGGACATCATCCGTTTGGTCGATTGCTTTGAGTATTATCTGGACCGCAACCGCAGTGCACCGCACAGGGTGTTGATTATCGATGATGATCTGGAATTGGCCGAGCATTACAAACTGGTGCTCAGCTCCGCGGATATCCGTGCAGAAGTCATTAATAATCCGCGCGAAATTTTTGAAAAGTTGCAGGATTTTCATCCCGAGCTGATTTTGCTCGATATCAATATGCCCGGTTGTAACGGGGCGGAGCTGGCACAGGTGATTCGCCTGAATCAGGATTGGCTGAGAATACCCATCACCTATTTGTCATCCGAGCTGGACGAAGAAAAACGTGCCAATGCCATGGGGCGCGCAGGCGATGATTTTCTCAGCAAACCAATGGGGGACCGCGAGCTGGTAACTGCCGTTTCGGTGCGCGCAGCGCGCAGCCGGCAACTGAGCGATGCGCTGGACCGCGACAGCCTGACCGGTTTGCTGAAGCACTCACGCATCAAAGAGCAGGTCGATGTCGAGCTGAGCCGCGCTATCCGGTCGGGCGAAAACCTCAGTCTGGTCATGCTGGATCTCGACCACTTCAAACAGGTCAACGACACCTACGGCCATCCCGCAGGTGACAAAGTGATCAAGGCGATTGCCCACCTGTTGCGTCAGCGTTTGCGTAAATCCGATGCGGTTGGGCGATACGGCGGTGAAGAGTTTGTCGCCGTGTTACCGCGCTGCGGTCGCGATGAAGCTCTGGCTCTGATGGAGGATGTGCGCCAGCGGTTCGGTGAGATCACCTTTACTGTTGACCAGCGCAGCTTCAATGTCACCCTCAGCGTCGGTATTGCCGCCTATCGCGAAGGTGTCGTGCGCGCCGAGCAATTGCTACATGAAGCCGATGCCGCACTTTATAGAGCCAAAGCAGAAGGCCGTAACCGGATTTGTATTTAA
- the dnaK gene encoding molecular chaperone DnaK: MGKIIGIDLGTTNSCVSVLEGGKPKVIENAEGDRTTPSIIAFTNDDEILVGQSAKRQAVTNPHNTLFAVKRLIGRKFKDDVVQKDIKMVPYKIVAADNGDAWVEVKGDKKAPPQISAEVLKKMKKTAEDYLGESVTEAVITVPAYFNDSQRQATKDAGRIAGLDVKRIINEPTAAALAYGLDKGVGDRTIAVYDLGGGTFDISIIEIADVDGEHQFEVLSTNGDTFLGGEDFDMRLIEFLAETFKKDTGIDLHNDPLALQRLKEAAEKAKIELSSSQQTEVNLPYITADATGPKHLVVKLTRAKLESLVEDLVTKSMEPVKQAIKDSGKSISEIDDVILVGGQTRMPLVQKAVADFFGKEARKDVNPDEAVAIGAAIQGSVLSGDTTNVLLLDVTPLTLGIETMGGVATPLIDKNTTIPTKKSQIFSTADDNQTAVTIHVVQGERKQASQNKSLGRFDLADIPPAPRGMPQIEVTFDIDANGILNVSAKDKATGKEQSIVIKASSGLSDEEIQKMIKDAEANAESDRKFAEVVTARNTLEGLIHATEKTVKEAGDKATAEEKSAIEAALVEARDAAKSDDLAKIEAATTKLTEASGSLAQKLYAEQQAAGANAGAGAQQAGGNSKAADDGVVDAEFEEVKEDNK, from the coding sequence ATGGGTAAAATTATCGGCATCGACTTGGGTACTACCAACTCTTGCGTCTCTGTACTCGAAGGCGGCAAGCCAAAAGTGATCGAAAATGCCGAAGGCGATCGCACCACGCCATCGATTATTGCGTTTACTAACGACGATGAGATTCTGGTAGGTCAATCGGCCAAGCGTCAGGCTGTCACTAACCCGCACAATACTTTGTTTGCGGTAAAACGTTTGATTGGCCGCAAATTCAAAGACGACGTTGTGCAGAAGGACATCAAAATGGTGCCCTACAAAATCGTCGCTGCCGATAATGGTGATGCCTGGGTAGAAGTGAAAGGCGATAAAAAAGCACCGCCACAAATTTCTGCTGAAGTATTGAAGAAAATGAAAAAAACCGCTGAGGATTATCTCGGCGAAAGCGTGACTGAAGCAGTCATTACTGTTCCTGCTTACTTCAACGATTCACAACGTCAAGCGACTAAAGATGCGGGCCGTATCGCAGGTTTGGATGTAAAACGCATTATCAACGAACCAACTGCTGCAGCACTGGCTTACGGTTTAGATAAAGGTGTAGGTGATCGCACCATTGCGGTATACGACTTGGGTGGTGGTACTTTCGATATTTCGATTATCGAAATTGCTGACGTAGATGGTGAACATCAATTCGAAGTGCTTTCAACCAACGGCGATACTTTCCTTGGTGGTGAAGACTTTGACATGCGCTTGATCGAATTCCTGGCGGAAACTTTCAAGAAAGATACCGGCATCGATTTGCACAACGATCCACTGGCACTGCAACGTTTGAAAGAAGCGGCAGAGAAAGCCAAGATCGAATTGTCATCCAGCCAACAAACCGAAGTGAACTTGCCATACATCACTGCTGATGCAACTGGTCCAAAACACTTGGTAGTAAAACTGACTCGCGCGAAGCTTGAGTCTTTGGTGGAAGATTTGGTTACCAAATCCATGGAGCCAGTAAAACAAGCCATTAAAGATTCTGGCAAATCCATCAGCGAAATTGATGATGTGATTCTGGTGGGCGGTCAAACCCGTATGCCACTGGTACAAAAAGCAGTAGCCGATTTCTTCGGCAAAGAAGCGCGTAAAGATGTAAACCCGGACGAAGCCGTTGCAATCGGTGCAGCGATCCAAGGCTCCGTATTGTCGGGCGATACCACCAACGTATTGTTGTTGGACGTAACCCCACTGACCCTGGGTATTGAAACCATGGGCGGTGTTGCAACGCCATTGATCGACAAAAACACCACGATTCCGACCAAGAAATCGCAAATTTTCTCGACTGCGGACGACAACCAAACTGCCGTGACTATTCATGTAGTGCAAGGTGAGCGTAAACAAGCGTCGCAAAACAAATCGCTTGGTCGTTTTGATTTGGCTGACATTCCGCCTGCACCACGCGGCATGCCACAAATTGAAGTGACATTTGACATCGACGCTAATGGTATTTTGAACGTGAGCGCGAAAGACAAAGCCACAGGTAAAGAGCAATCGATCGTGATCAAAGCATCTTCTGGTTTGAGCGATGAAGAAATCCAGAAAATGATCAAAGACGCGGAAGCCAATGCCGAGTCAGATCGCAAGTTTGCAGAGGTCGTCACCGCGCGCAACACTCTGGAAGGTTTGATCCACGCAACGGAAAAAACCGTGAAAGAAGCGGGCGATAAAGCCACTGCAGAAGAAAAATCTGCAATCGAAGCTGCGTTGGTTGAAGCACGTGATGCAGCGAAAAGCGATGATCTTGCGAAAATCGAAGCAGCAACAACCAAGCTGACTGAAGCTTCAGGTTCGCTTGCGCAAAAACTGTATGCCGAGCAACAAGCTGCAGGTGCTAACGCCGGTGCTGGTGCACAACAAGCCGGTGGCAACAGCAAAGCAGCAGATGACGGCGTAGTGGATGCTGAATTCGAAGAAGTGAAAGAAGACAACAAATAA